One window of Streptomyces sp. FIT100 genomic DNA carries:
- a CDS encoding carbon starvation CstA family protein, with protein sequence MAEPAPSNATRQRMSPRSIAIWVLVALVGGVGWSVLALSRGEEISAVWMLAAALGSYAIAYRFYARFIQYRVLKADKTRATPAERLDNGVDFHPTDRRVLFGHHFAAIAGAGPLVGPVLAAQMGYLPGTIWIIVGVIFAGAVQDMVTLFFSTRRNGRSLGQMARDEIGPFGGAAALVAVFAIMIILLAVLALVIVNALAHSPWGVFSIGMTIPIALFMGVYLRTLRPGRVTEVSVIGVALLLLAIVAGGWVADSSLADFFTLEPGTLVIWMVVYGFLASVLPVWLLLAPRDYLSTFMKVGTIVLLAVGVVIATPALKMPAVTEFAGNGQGPVFAGSLFPFVFITIACGALSGFHSLVSSGTTPKMIQKETQIRMIGYGAMLTESFVAVMAMICACILDPGLYFAINSPAGVLGTTVDSASQAVANLGFTISPEQLTQAAKDVEEASLLSRTGGAPTFALGMSEIFSAVIGGAGMKAFWYHFAIMFEALFILTTVDAGTRVGRFMLQDTLGNLYKPMKEVSWKPGVWFASAVVVGCWGYFLWVGVHDPLGGINQLFPLFGIANQLLAAVALAVCTTLLVKSGRLKWAWVTAVPLAWDAAVTLTASWQKVFSDDPKVGFFAQRDKYQAGIDAGQVLPPAKSMDDMSTVVTNSTVDGVLAAFFAVLIVVVLVDAAWVCVKAIRAPESARLTEVPYVESKIVAPAGLIPTKEEKAELAAAGFATAAGSGAGTGTTGSGTGSA encoded by the coding sequence ATGGCCGAGCCTGCACCATCGAACGCTACCCGGCAGAGAATGAGTCCGCGGTCGATCGCGATCTGGGTGCTCGTCGCCCTGGTGGGCGGGGTCGGCTGGAGCGTACTGGCCCTCTCCCGCGGCGAGGAGATCTCGGCCGTCTGGATGCTCGCGGCCGCTCTCGGCTCCTACGCCATCGCGTACCGGTTCTACGCGCGCTTCATCCAGTACCGCGTGCTCAAGGCCGACAAGACGCGGGCCACCCCCGCCGAACGCCTTGACAACGGTGTCGACTTCCACCCGACGGACCGCCGGGTGCTCTTCGGCCACCACTTCGCGGCGATCGCCGGGGCGGGGCCGCTGGTCGGACCGGTGCTGGCCGCCCAGATGGGATATCTGCCGGGCACCATCTGGATCATCGTCGGCGTGATCTTCGCCGGTGCCGTCCAGGACATGGTGACGCTCTTCTTCTCCACGCGCCGCAACGGCCGTTCGCTCGGCCAGATGGCGCGTGACGAGATCGGCCCGTTCGGCGGCGCCGCGGCGCTCGTCGCGGTCTTCGCCATCATGATCATCCTGCTCGCCGTGCTGGCACTGGTGATCGTCAACGCGCTGGCGCACTCGCCGTGGGGCGTCTTCTCCATCGGCATGACGATCCCGATCGCGCTCTTCATGGGCGTCTACCTGCGCACGCTCCGACCCGGCAGGGTCACCGAGGTCTCGGTCATCGGCGTCGCGCTGCTGCTGCTCGCGATCGTCGCGGGCGGCTGGGTCGCCGACTCCTCGCTCGCCGACTTCTTCACGCTGGAGCCGGGCACGCTGGTCATCTGGATGGTGGTGTACGGATTCCTCGCCTCCGTGCTTCCGGTGTGGCTGCTGCTCGCGCCGCGCGACTACCTCTCCACCTTCATGAAGGTCGGCACGATCGTGCTGCTCGCGGTGGGCGTGGTGATCGCCACGCCGGCGCTGAAGATGCCGGCGGTCACCGAGTTCGCGGGCAACGGGCAGGGACCGGTCTTCGCGGGCTCGCTCTTCCCGTTCGTCTTCATCACCATCGCCTGTGGCGCGCTCTCCGGCTTCCACTCCCTGGTCTCCTCGGGCACCACCCCGAAGATGATCCAGAAGGAGACCCAGATCCGGATGATCGGCTACGGCGCGATGCTGACCGAGTCGTTCGTCGCGGTCATGGCGATGATCTGCGCCTGCATCCTCGACCCGGGTCTGTACTTCGCGATCAACTCCCCCGCCGGTGTGCTCGGTACGACGGTGGACTCCGCGTCCCAGGCGGTCGCGAACCTCGGCTTCACCATCAGCCCCGAGCAGCTGACCCAGGCCGCCAAGGATGTCGAGGAGGCCAGCCTGCTCTCGCGCACCGGTGGTGCGCCGACCTTCGCGCTCGGCATGTCCGAGATCTTCTCGGCCGTGATCGGCGGCGCCGGGATGAAGGCGTTCTGGTACCACTTCGCGATCATGTTCGAGGCGCTCTTCATCCTCACCACGGTCGACGCGGGCACCAGGGTGGGGCGCTTCATGCTCCAGGACACGCTGGGCAATCTCTACAAGCCGATGAAGGAGGTCAGCTGGAAGCCGGGCGTCTGGTTCGCGAGCGCGGTCGTCGTCGGCTGCTGGGGCTACTTCCTCTGGGTCGGCGTGCACGACCCGCTCGGCGGCATCAACCAGCTCTTCCCGCTCTTCGGCATCGCCAACCAGCTGCTGGCGGCCGTCGCACTCGCCGTGTGCACCACGCTGCTGGTCAAGTCGGGACGGCTCAAGTGGGCTTGGGTGACGGCCGTTCCGCTCGCCTGGGACGCCGCGGTCACCCTGACCGCGAGCTGGCAGAAGGTCTTCTCCGACGACCCGAAGGTGGGCTTCTTCGCCCAGCGGGACAAGTACCAGGCGGGCATCGACGCGGGTCAGGTGCTGCCGCCCGCGAAGTCGATGGACGACATGAGCACGGTCGTCACCAACTCGACCGTCGACGGCGTCCTCGCCGCCTTCTTCGCCGTCCTGATCGTGGTGGTCCTCGTGGACGCGGCCTGGGTCTGTGTGAAGGCGATCCGCGCCCCGGAGAGCGCCCGCCTCACCGAGGTCCCGTACGTGGAGTCGAAGATCGTCGCCCCGGCCGGTCTGATCCCGACCAAGGAGGAGAAGGCGGAGCTGGCGGCGGCGGGATTCGCCACCGCGGCCGGGTCCGGGGCCGGGACCGGGACCACCGGCAGCGGCACGGGCTCGGCGTGA
- a CDS encoding GntR family transcriptional regulator yields the protein MTADGGGTEAENGTATRTARVPKYYRLKRHLLDMTETLPPGTPVPPERTLAAEFDTSRTTVRQALQELVVEGRLERIQGKGTFVAKPKVSQALQLTSYTEDMKAQGLEPTSQLLDIGYVTADDTLAGLLDISPGGRVLRIERLRLASGEPMAIETTHLSAKRFPALRRSLVKYTSLYTALAEVYDVHLAEAEETIETSLATPREAGLLGTDVGLPMLMLSRHSLDKDGEPVEWVRSVYRGDRYKFVARLQRPEEN from the coding sequence ATGACCGCGGACGGGGGCGGCACCGAGGCCGAGAACGGGACGGCGACCCGTACCGCGCGCGTACCCAAGTACTACCGGCTCAAGCGGCACTTGCTCGACATGACCGAGACGCTGCCGCCCGGCACGCCCGTGCCTCCCGAGCGCACGCTCGCGGCCGAGTTCGACACCTCGCGCACGACCGTCAGACAGGCGCTCCAGGAGCTGGTCGTCGAGGGCCGGCTCGAACGCATCCAGGGCAAGGGCACGTTCGTCGCGAAGCCCAAGGTCTCGCAGGCGCTCCAGCTGACCTCGTACACCGAGGACATGAAGGCGCAGGGCCTGGAGCCCACGTCTCAACTGCTGGACATCGGATACGTCACAGCCGACGACACCCTCGCCGGGCTGCTCGACATCTCGCCCGGCGGACGCGTACTGCGGATCGAACGGCTCCGGCTGGCGAGCGGCGAGCCGATGGCGATCGAGACGACGCATCTGTCGGCCAAGCGCTTCCCCGCGCTACGCCGGTCGCTGGTCAAGTACACGTCGCTGTACACGGCGCTGGCCGAGGTGTACGACGTCCATCTCGCCGAGGCCGAGGAGACGATCGAGACCTCGCTGGCCACCCCGCGCGAGGCCGGGCTGCTGGGGACCGACGTGGGCCTACCGATGCTGATGCTCTCGCGCCACTCGCTGGACAAGGACGGCGAACCGGTGGAGTGGGTGCGGTCGGTGTACCGGGGCGACCGCTACAAGTTCGTGGCGCGGCTCCAGCGGCCCGAGGAGAACTGA
- a CDS encoding extracellular solute-binding protein translates to MKRKLIAAIGVAGMMVGIAACGSGSDKGGEGKSDAGGDKTLTVWVMDGSAPEAWIAEVNKEFEAKHKGVKVKVEVQQWNGIQEKVTTALSEDAPPDVLELGNTQTAGYAVTGGLADLTEDKAELGYDGWNKGMLTSNELDGKLYSAPWYATNRAVIYDKAIFKKAGVTPPKTRDEWIAGLKKIKASDSKVQPIYLPGQSWYVYAGFVWDEGGDLAVKDGDKWKGSLASPEAVAGMNFYKELQSYSTAPKDKDEATPQQSTDVVPKGGVASWIGLGWEAGGAIDAMKKAGKTADFGYFPIPGKTADKPGSVFFGGSNLAVAERSANKDLAKEWLALAAGKDHMAKYAEATVGALLPNNDSAQFAPPAGSFAEAMVKSAPAGAITPVTPGWANVETAPNPIKDYMTKVLKGEDAKKAGEEADKVITERINQE, encoded by the coding sequence GTGAAGCGCAAGCTCATCGCGGCGATCGGCGTCGCGGGCATGATGGTCGGCATTGCGGCGTGTGGCTCCGGCAGCGACAAGGGCGGGGAAGGCAAGAGCGACGCCGGGGGCGACAAGACCCTCACCGTCTGGGTCATGGACGGTTCCGCCCCCGAGGCCTGGATCGCCGAGGTCAACAAGGAGTTCGAGGCCAAGCACAAGGGCGTCAAGGTCAAGGTCGAGGTCCAGCAGTGGAACGGCATCCAGGAGAAGGTCACCACGGCCCTCTCCGAGGACGCCCCGCCGGACGTCCTTGAGCTCGGCAACACCCAGACCGCCGGCTACGCCGTCACCGGTGGCCTCGCCGACCTCACCGAGGACAAGGCCGAACTGGGCTACGACGGCTGGAACAAGGGCATGCTGACCTCCAACGAGTTGGACGGCAAGCTCTATTCGGCCCCCTGGTACGCCACGAACCGCGCCGTCATCTACGACAAGGCCATCTTCAAGAAGGCCGGGGTGACCCCGCCGAAGACCCGTGACGAGTGGATCGCGGGCCTGAAGAAGATCAAGGCGTCCGACTCGAAGGTCCAGCCGATCTATCTGCCCGGCCAGAGCTGGTACGTGTACGCCGGTTTCGTCTGGGACGAGGGCGGCGACCTCGCGGTCAAGGACGGCGACAAGTGGAAGGGCAGCCTGGCCTCCCCCGAGGCCGTCGCCGGGATGAACTTCTACAAGGAGCTGCAGTCCTACTCGACCGCTCCGAAGGACAAGGACGAGGCGACCCCGCAGCAGTCCACGGACGTCGTCCCCAAGGGCGGTGTCGCGTCCTGGATCGGTCTCGGCTGGGAGGCCGGCGGCGCGATCGACGCGATGAAGAAGGCCGGCAAGACCGCCGACTTCGGCTACTTCCCGATCCCGGGCAAGACCGCCGACAAGCCCGGCTCCGTCTTCTTCGGCGGCTCGAACCTCGCCGTCGCCGAGCGCTCCGCCAACAAGGACCTGGCCAAGGAGTGGCTGGCCCTGGCCGCCGGCAAGGACCACATGGCCAAGTACGCCGAGGCGACCGTGGGCGCCCTGCTGCCGAACAACGACAGCGCGCAGTTCGCGCCGCCGGCCGGCTCCTTCGCCGAGGCGATGGTGAAGTCCGCGCCCGCCGGTGCGATCACCCCGGTCACCCCGGGCTGGGCGAACGTCGAGACCGCGCCCAACCCGATCAAGGACTACATGACCAAGGTGCTCAAGGGTGAGGACGCCAAGAAGGCCGGCGAAGAGGCCGACAAGGTGATCACCGAGCGGATCAACCAGGAGTAG